The genome window GCTGCTTCAGAGGGAGTGTTTTTAATTCCATTTCGTGCTGCGTATTCGGAAACTATCATTTCCTCTAAAGTAAAATGCTTTGTAAGTATCATAGAATTTCTCCATTCGCATATTAATTGTTTCAAACCTCTCCGATCGCTTTTAGCGGTCGGAGAGGTAGTATCGAATCTGCCTAACCGCGAAAAAATTTGTCCCCCTCATTCACGAGGGGGACGATAGGGGGTTGATTTTTACTTTGCTGTTGGCTGCGCCGCTGGCGCCGGTGCAGGTACTGGTTCCGGCCTGTGCCGAATTCCGGTATACTTCACTACTCGTAAAACAAAATATTCATTGTAAAATTGAGTATTCGATGCGCGTATGAGTTCCATCGCAGGATCGATTTCTTCTTCCAATATATCATCCATTTTATAGAAGTGATCTTCCATTGTTGTTCGAGCGCCCATACGTTCTGCGACGCTTCGTTCCCGCACACCAAGAGCTGTACGATATGCTCCAACTTTGGCTTTCAGATCGGTAATCATCTGCTGTGTTATTACAGCAGAAACGAGATTTTGCACATTAGCTTCAGCAAGCGTCGCGATAGTCTCCGCTTTGCCCGCAAGGTCCGTATCTCGTATCTTCCTCAACACATTTTCAGTGATGCGTGCTTTTTCCATTAACTCCACATTACCTTGCTTTTTTGCATACACAAACAAACCTGCAGCGACGGGCAACAATAATGTAATCATGTCATCTTCCGCCTGATACTTCATCGCTGCCTTGCCTGTCGTGGCAGTGTTTACCTCCGACGACTTCAGATGTATAGCTGCCAGAGTTGTACCAAATTCCTCTACCGAACTCTTGAGCATCGGTATGGAGTTCACGATTTCGGCGTTTTTACCGAAAAGCGTCCAGACTCCTTCGTACATGGTGAGTCTGTTTTCAAGTTTCTTGTTCATATATCCTCCACAGAAAAAGTTTGTATAGGGATGATGGTGATAGTGAAATCCGTGTCCCTTCACGAATTTTCTTTTCATCTCAAGAGTGTTTTTACCAGTAGAATCTTAATAACTGAAAAGAGAAAAATCTTCAATGATTACACAAATAGCTTTTTTCTTACTTTATTCGGCATTTCTTTTCCGCCAAACTACTTTTCGCAAGTGTCAAACTACTTTTCGCTAATGTCATACTGCTTTTCGCCAGTGTCAAACTGCTTTTCGTCAATGTCAAACTACTTTTCGCAACTGTCTAAGTACTTTTCTTGTTCAGCTTTTGAAATTACTACAACGTCAGACAGCTTCCCGGCAGTGTAAACTGTCTTTTCGTCATCGTCACCTGACATTTCTTTTTCGTCAAAGTACTCCGCACGATTGTCAGACTGCTTTTCGGCACCGTTGCATGACTTCCCGCAGATGTCAGATGTCTTCCCGCCAACGTCAAACTGCTTTTCGCCGATGTCAATCTACTTTTCACAAGTGTAAAAAACCTTCTCATCGTTATCAGATGGAATTTCCTTTTCATCATTAATCATTTCAGGAATAGCGCACAGCTATACTTCTGCACAAATGGTTAATTCGCTGTATGAGTCTGTCATTATACATAGTCAAATAGACTTTGCACTTTATCAAACTGTCAATTCAGAGACTTGAACCTTGTATGTCTTGGTTTCTAATAAGAATTTCTTGTGTTGGGGGATATATGGTATCTAAACGCGGCTGTACTCTAATAATTCTATATTTAATCCGCAATCACGCAAACGCGTGTTTTTTAAATCATTACCTCTCCGATCGCTGAGAGCGGTCGGAGAGGTGGTCTCAAGTTGTGATGGAGTTGCACTCCTGAACTGAAAAGGAAACAAATTATCTCGTTCCCAAATTCTGTTTGGAAACATAAGTGGAAGAAGCTCTGCTTCAAATCAGGATGAAGTGATTGGACACAATCATTACCTTTCCGATCGCTGAGAGCGGTCGGAGAGGTGGTCTCAAGTTGTGAGGGAGTTTCGCTATTAAAATCTGTGGAGTATTCTCCTCGTTCCCAACATCTTGTTGGGAACGGGAAGGGGTCGAAGCTCAGCTTCGAATAAAGGAAGCTACTAATGGGGCGTAGTCGACATAAAATATACAACTCAGACTATTCACATTTTCTCACGATGACCATAGTGGTTTGGTTACCAATCTTTGCTAATCCGGATGTGGCAGAAATAGTTCTAGATTCATTGCGTTATCTTCAAAAAGAAAAAATGCAACACTCAATGCATATGTTCTCATGGAGAATCACCTTCATATTATAGTCCGTTGTGATAGCTTGAGTGAAGCGATCCGAGCATTCAAATCGTACACCGCTCGCGCAATTCTTGATTACTTTACTGAGCGTAATAATACTGTTATTCTTCAAAAGTTGAGATATCACAAATTAAGCCATAAAACAAAAAGTGATTATCAACTCTGGCAGGAAGGAAGTCACCCGGAAGAGATTGCAAGCGATGAGATGATGCATAAGAAGGTCGAGTATATACATAATAACCCGGTACGGCGTGGATATGTCGATGAAGCCAGGGATTGGCGTTATTTCCCGCATCAATAAAATATTAAAAGAGCGGGATCCCGTACTGCGGGACCAGTGCACGAAATTATAACGGTGAACAAGGCTTGGTTAATGTACAGACAGATTGGTAAAGAATGATGGAAGCAGAGCTTCCATCATCAACGCTCCCAAGCAGAGCTTGGGAGCGAGGTCAATATTCAATAAAATAAGTGAATTGTAAAACCAATATACAAATCGGTAGTGGGCTATTTTGGATTCCCGTCCGACTTTGCCCGACTGCCGGCGGCAGCCGGGGTCTCAATTGAAATCGGATCGAGATCTCGCGGCGCTAAAAGCACCACGGACTAAAAAGTAGAAGGTCTTTCGAACATCACTTCACCCTGATAGGATCGGCCCACGTGCCGCGATAAATAAATTTCTGGTTGTAAATAGTTTTCTTGAACTTACCGTACCGTATATCCGCCCCGGCATAAATTGCTAGGATAAGGCTCTCCCGAGGAATGGTGTATGAATCTGTAACGGTTTGTTCTTTTTTCGCGGGATCAATGGTTATACTCCTTTGTGGTCCCGGCTCCCAACCTTTGTGATGCGAAAACGCATCTCTCACTTCATTGCCGAGTGTGAAGATCGCGCCGTTTTTTAAGGATAATTCTATTTTTATATTTTCACTTTCATTCAAATCTTTTATGCCGGTCTTGATATCCAGAGTAGGCCATTGTATTTCATCTTTTCCGGTAAGAACAATAATTGTTTCAACTTTGATAAGGTTATCGTTTTTATCATAGCACTCGAAAACCAGTTCACGATCTTTCAACGGGTCTCCCGCAAATGATATATTGTCAGAGATATAGCCATCGCTGTTAGGTTTGCCTTCGTAAATTATTTTATCGTGATAAACAATTTTTATTTTCGCAATATCATTCTGACAGAACAATTCAATGGGTATTTCATTCTTATAGAAAGTCTGGTTTCTTGGAGAAGCAATAAGCGCTTTATTGTACGTCGTGAGGGCATACCAGACAGGACGAGGATGGCCAATGGTGTCTTTAAGATCGCTATACCCCCAGTAGCCGAACCATTCTTCAGGTGTATCGTCGTGAACGGATGGATGACCGCCTTTCCACCATCCGTCGGCATAATAAAAAGGACAAACGCCAGCCACGCCTGCATCGAGCAGGTTTCTGTAATATCGTATCAACGCGTCTCTTTGGTCGTCAAGCGAATTACCGCCGTATTTTCCATAGCCCAGTCGCGATACGGAATATCCAAACTCAGTCAGTAACAAAGGCTTATTCCGGCCATTCATTTTCTGAAGGAAAATATTTGCATTCGCAAAGCCATGAGTATAAATCGCGCCATCGCCATAGTCATACGCATTGTAACCATAGACATCGAAGATGTTCATATCAAGATACTCTGTAATAGCCGTATTGCCTGACATGGTAACAGGAACGCCGGGATGTTTTTCATGGATTTTATTGATAATCCTTTTCCAAAGATCGACAGTGGCCTGTGCGCCTACGTCGTGTATATGTTGAGGCATAGGCTCGTTGATGACAAGGTATGTAATGATGCAATCGAAATTCTTCGAGTAAGAGAGGATACTCTCAACGAGAGAATCGGTTCTTGCAATAATCTTCTGGTCTGCGAAGTTCCATTCGGGTTTCATCCCTATGCCCATGATGACTTTCATGCCGCTTTGCTGGGCCAATTCAAGTTCGTCTTTAAAAAGCGGGTCCCAGGTCCTGACTGCATTAAATCCTCCTTTTTTAATGACTTCAAAATCGCTTTTCATCCTGGCAAGCTGGGATTTTCTATTCTCTTTTGGAAATTCTCCCGGTCTGGCACCGATCTCATATCCAATTGCATTAACAAATGTCTTTTTGCCGTCTATGTAATAGTATCCGTTTTTTAATTCAACCCTGGTAGCTTCTTTTTCTTTCGCCAGTGAAAAACCGACGATGATGAGGGAAAAAATAAACAAGTATTTCATCATGCTTTTCATACGATAATTCTTTAGAGTGTTGATGATTAGTTAATTAGAATATCAAATCGAATATTTCTATTTGTTGTTCCAGCTTTTTGATTTCTTGAGTACGTCAGAATTTCCGTATTTGATTAACGAACAAGATACAAAAAAGCATGCAGATTTTCCCGCAGTCCTAAAAATTTTTCTTCATTCCCAAACTCCCCACCATTAAGATCGGTGGGCAGGCGTTTGGAAACATAAGTGGAGGAAGCTCTGCTTCAAATCAGGATGAAATTATTGGACACAATCATTACCTCTCCGATCGCTGAGAGCGGTCGGAGAGGTGGTCTCAAGTTGTAAGGGAGTTTTGCCATTAGGAACGGTGGACGAGTATAATCTCGAATAAGATTAGAATAGGCTAAGAGAGGGGTAGGGACGCACAGATGTGCGTCCCTATTAGGATCAATTGGTTGCACATTACTTAGAGTGTAAACGAATATCCCCCTTATCGCTGTTAAACTCAAGCGCCGGACCTCCGCCGTTGATTTTTCCGAAGTAGTCATACTGCTGGTGTTTTCTATCGCGCTCGCGAGTTTCCACATCGAAGTCGGTGCTAAAATGTACACGCTTTTCGAAATCTGTCTGCAATTCAAATCCGGTTTGCTTTGGGATGTTTACGGCAATCTTTCCTTTGTACGTCTCGAAATGACTGTCGTTCTTCAACGCTGCAAAAGAAATATGCACATCGCCTTTGTATGTTTCTAAATCGATTCCCCCGCTGAGATTTAATACTTCCACGGTACCTTTATACGTGTTCAGTGTCAGGTAGGAGGTCAATCCTTCGATGTGTGATTCCGATTTGTAATCTTTGATCCTCAGCTTCGCCGTGCGAGGCATCTTGATTGTGTAATGTACTAACGGAAGGGAATTCGATATCTCGTGCGGGTCGGTGAGCCAATCCCAGAAATCGTGACTATTGTTTCGCTCCACATTTCGATAGTCGGTATGGATCGTCACTTCGCTGCTGGTGCCGCGAAATTCAATTTCTGTGTCCTCTACATCCTGGGCAGCATCACGTGAGTCCGCATCATCCGATTCTATCTTCACGTTCACCTCAACCTGCGGTTTGTCATGAGTGGTGACCGTAATGGTTCCTTTGTACGTATCGATGACGAGTTGTCCGTCCGATTTGAGCGGCATGGTTTTATTGATCTCCCGGGAAGATTGGGATATCGCAGTTGAAATTAATACCGACAAGAGAATTGTTATGAGTAAAGGCAGTCGCATGATTTCCTCCGTTTTGATTGGAATGTTGTTATTGCATACGGGAAATTCTCGCTGAGGTTGCGGGGAATGAATGGAACACAAACCAGAACTCAGGAGTTCGGGAGAGAATAGGGTAGTGGGCTATTTTGGATTTCCGTCCGACTTTGCCCGACTGCCATATGGCAGTCGCGGTCGCGATCTCGTGGCGCAAAATGCGCCACGGACTTATCCCGATTGATAAAATCAATCGAGACGGGAATGAATTAATCTTCTTGATGTACTCCGGAACTTGCAGTCCT of Ignavibacteriales bacterium contains these proteins:
- a CDS encoding transposase; the protein is MALSSKRKNATLNAYVLMENHLHIIVRCDSLSEAIRAFKSYTARAILDYFTERNNTVILQKLRYHKLSHKTKSDYQLWQEGSHPEEIASDEMMHKKVEYIHNNPVRRGYVDEARDWRYFPHQ
- a CDS encoding DUF4097 family beta strand repeat-containing protein encodes the protein MRLPLLITILLSVLISTAISQSSREINKTMPLKSDGQLVIDTYKGTITVTTHDKPQVEVNVKIESDDADSRDAAQDVEDTEIEFRGTSSEVTIHTDYRNVERNNSHDFWDWLTDPHEISNSLPLVHYTIKMPRTAKLRIKDYKSESHIEGLTSYLTLNTYKGTVEVLNLSGGIDLETYKGDVHISFAALKNDSHFETYKGKIAVNIPKQTGFELQTDFEKRVHFSTDFDVETRERDRKHQQYDYFGKINGGGPALEFNSDKGDIRLHSK